The genomic region GGCGGACGGAGCAGCCGGCATGTGCTGCTGTGCGCTATCGTGGCGGAAATCGGCACGCACGAGGCGCTGCCCGGCCTGGTCGAGGCCGGACGACGCGGTCGCTTACCTCCGCCGAACGAAGACCTGAAATACAACGTCGGATGGCTGGCAGCGATGGCGATCGCGGATCGCGACCCCTGGCCGGGGCTGGACGATTGGCTGGCAAGTCTTATCGAAATGACCGATCCCTTGGGCACTTCGCATGACCCATCACCGGATGTGGGGGGCACGGCCGCCGCGATGCTGCTCGAGCGGCAAGGGGTATCGCTTTCGGACTTTGGCGTCGTAGAGGTGAATGACGCTGACTTGCGCGGCATGTCCATCCCCGCAGCGCGCTTCGTGACACCCACGGGGCGTCGGCAAGTGCTCGATTGGTGGCAACGGCACAAGCAGCAAGCCAAGTCTCCTGGCGCATAAGCTGTAGCCACTATACGCGATTCAGCGTGCTCGCGGATGGAGTAGCGGCGCCTCAGTGAGTGCCCACTCGGTTCCGTGCTACTAATCGGAGTCGGCTTCTAGGAATTTCTTCAGCACGACCGCACTGTTGCGCTCCGTGTCGTGCGCGGCGTAGATGAAAGTGACCGATCCTTCGCCGGTGCGGTGCTTGAGCAGTTTCAGAAGATCGCCAGCGCCGCGCAGCTCTTGGCGATAGCGACGTTGGAACTCGCCCCACCGCTC from Pirellulales bacterium harbors:
- a CDS encoding DUF488 family protein, with amino-acid sequence AYEKPSRQDGLRILVERLWPRGLTKAAAKIDLWLRDVAPSAELRKWYNHDPERWGEFQRRYRQELRGAGDLLKLLKHRTGEGSVTFIYAAHDTERNSAVVLKKFLEADSD